In a genomic window of Candidatus Bathyarchaeota archaeon:
- a CDS encoding metalloregulator ArsR/SmtB family transcription factor, which produces MTEKPKLDMTVYNLQAEISKTLANPVRLAILHTLRDGEKSVNELADIIGIGQSNLSQHLALMRQNGIVKTRKQGTSIFYSVTDPKINVACDTIREVLINQLRQSQDLASAYRG; this is translated from the coding sequence ATGACTGAGAAACCAAAACTCGACATGACCGTTTATAATTTACAGGCGGAAATCTCCAAGACGCTGGCCAACCCCGTTCGCTTAGCCATATTACACACTCTTCGAGACGGCGAGAAAAGCGTCAACGAACTCGCTGATATCATCGGTATTGGTCAGTCTAATCTTTCGCAGCATCTGGCGTTGATGCGGCAGAATGGAATTGTCAAGACGCGCAAGCAGGGAACGAGCATTTTTTACAGTGTTACGGATCCAAAAATTAACGTTGCTTGTGACACTATCCGTGAGGTTTTGATTAATCAGTTGAGGCAAAGTCAGGATCTTGCGAGTGCTTATCGTGGGTAG
- a CDS encoding PQQ-binding-like beta-propeller repeat protein, whose protein sequence is MNKKNMSIALFFVFTISCSFSVCYVSATSDWPMFHHDPMHMGNTDSYGPLTNQTLWSYTAIGPVYSSPAVANGVVYVGSLDYSVYALNATSGAKIWSYITGQEVYSSPCVANGIVYIGSYDHNLYALDATTGVQIWNYTTGSTILTSPCVTNGVVYFGSMDGSIYALNALTGAKIWNYTTDNIVWSSPCLANGIIYFGSYFYLYALDATTGAQLWNYTTGSTVWSSPCVSNGIVYFGSYDGFVYSLNATSGSQIWSYPTGHDVFSSPCIANGVLYVGTGDGNVYALNATSGEKIWNYKTGDVVNSSPCITSNGIVFFGSDDGNVYALDAATGTKIWSYRTSIGRVFSSPCAVNDIVYIGANDGTSGAVYAFNSNLFNLTMLTVGEGFVLPGNSSHLSGSSVDLKAIPAAGWSFSGWSGDASGTGNTTITMNADKTVTATFVQNIPDTYNITTSVTGQGVISRNATEPYSYGQAVNLTALADGGWFFVGWSGDLSGSSNPATLIVDANKSVTATFAQIQQSIYTLTINTVGQGSVSRNASAPYTQNQAVELTATAASGYQFAGWSGDLVGQTNPATIIMDQNKTITATFTKTGTYTVTFTQTGLPQGTSWSVMLNGKTQTSSEETITFTNVAKGICVWRVQSPIPNGADTRSVADSTVGLLSVPSQSSKAITFITLYKLTINAEGLPAYTYAKVYLSNRLSGVTSTSSPLELWLNAGTSTGTIGVDSTITGLTSRSIFSNWTDGSVDNPRASIVMNAPTNFTANYTSQVKVTFFFMGVPRTYSGNILNVDGVNYTYTSTPIVFWWNTGSIHNYQYYSPLNITSPNQVFWRYTFGLSSQQQDTLSITRAGTIVAYYR, encoded by the coding sequence ATGAACAAAAAAAACATGTCTATCGCATTATTTTTCGTATTTACAATTTCCTGCTCATTTAGTGTATGTTATGTTTCAGCCACAAGTGATTGGCCAATGTTCCACCATGACCCTATGCACATGGGCAATACAGATTCATATGGACCTTTAACTAACCAGACGCTATGGAGCTATACCGCAATTGGTCCAGTGTACTCGTCTCCCGCTGTTGCTAATGGGGTTGTTTATGTTGGGTCACTTGACTATAGCGTGTATGCTTTGAATGCGACCTCAGGTGCAAAAATCTGGAGCTACATCACAGGTCAGGAAGTTTATTCTTCTCCTTGCGTCGCCAACGGCATCGTATACATCGGATCATACGACCATAACTTATACGCCTTAGACGCCACTACGGGCGTGCAAATCTGGAATTACACAACTGGGTCCACCATCTTGACTTCTCCTTGCGTAACCAATGGAGTTGTCTATTTCGGATCAATGGACGGCTCTATATACGCTCTAAATGCCCTTACCGGAGCTAAAATCTGGAACTACACAACAGACAATATCGTTTGGTCATCTCCTTGCCTCGCTAACGGCATCATTTACTTTGGATCATATTTCTACCTGTATGCTTTAGATGCAACCACAGGAGCCCAACTCTGGAATTACACAACCGGCAGCACCGTGTGGTCCTCGCCATGCGTCTCGAATGGGATTGTCTATTTTGGCTCCTATGACGGTTTTGTTTATTCCCTAAATGCCACTTCAGGCAGCCAAATATGGAGTTACCCAACAGGACATGACGTATTTTCATCACCCTGCATTGCCAACGGCGTCTTATACGTTGGAACAGGCGACGGCAACGTGTATGCTTTGAATGCGACCTCAGGTGAAAAAATCTGGAATTATAAAACAGGAGACGTAGTAAATTCTTCTCCATGCATTACTTCCAATGGCATCGTATTCTTTGGATCAGATGATGGCAACGTATATGCCTTGGATGCTGCGACGGGAACAAAAATCTGGAGTTACAGAACCAGCATTGGCAGAGTATTTTCGTCTCCATGCGCCGTAAACGACATCGTATACATTGGAGCCAACGATGGAACCTCGGGCGCGGTATATGCTTTTAACAGTAACTTATTCAATTTAACGATGCTAACAGTTGGCGAGGGCTTCGTTTTGCCAGGCAACTCTTCGCATTTGTCGGGTTCGTCGGTTGATTTAAAGGCGATACCAGCGGCTGGTTGGAGTTTTAGCGGTTGGAGCGGAGACGCGTCAGGCACAGGCAACACCACAATCACCATGAACGCAGACAAAACGGTGACAGCAACCTTTGTACAAAATATACCGGACACTTACAACATCACCACCTCTGTAACAGGCCAAGGTGTAATCAGCAGAAACGCGACTGAACCATACAGCTACGGTCAAGCGGTCAACTTAACTGCACTTGCTGATGGGGGCTGGTTTTTTGTAGGTTGGAGCGGAGACTTATCTGGCTCATCAAACCCCGCCACGCTGATAGTTGACGCTAACAAATCCGTAACCGCCACGTTTGCCCAGATACAACAAAGCATCTACACGCTAACCATTAACACCGTTGGGCAGGGCTCCGTGTCAAGAAACGCATCCGCGCCCTACACGCAAAACCAAGCCGTAGAACTTACTGCAACAGCCGCTTCTGGCTACCAATTCGCGGGTTGGAGTGGCGATTTAGTTGGGCAAACCAACCCCGCAACCATAATCATGGACCAAAACAAGACCATAACCGCCACCTTCACCAAAACAGGGACCTACACCGTTACCTTCACCCAAACGGGCTTACCACAGGGAACATCATGGAGCGTTATGCTAAACGGCAAAACCCAAACATCATCCGAAGAAACCATAACCTTCACCAACGTGGCAAAGGGCATTTGTGTTTGGCGCGTCCAATCCCCCATCCCCAACGGTGCAGACACCCGCTCGGTCGCGGACTCCACGGTTGGGTTGCTCTCTGTGCCCTCACAAAGCTCCAAAGCTATTACCTTCATCACACTGTACAAACTCACCATAAACGCAGAGGGACTTCCAGCCTACACCTACGCCAAGGTCTACCTTTCTAACCGCTTGAGCGGCGTCACATCGACATCGTCACCGCTGGAGTTGTGGCTAAATGCAGGCACCTCCACGGGAACCATCGGCGTTGACTCAACCATCACAGGCTTGACCTCAAGAAGCATCTTTAGCAATTGGACGGATGGTTCAGTTGATAATCCCCGCGCCTCCATCGTCATGAACGCACCCACAAACTTCACAGCGAATTATACCTCGCAAGTAAAAGTTACATTCTTCTTCATGGGCGTACCCCGCACATATAGTGGCAACATCCTAAATGTTGACGGCGTCAACTACACCTACACGTCTACCCCAATCGTGTTCTGGTGGAACACCGGCTCCATACACAACTATCAGTACTACTCGCCGCTCAACATAACCAGCCCTAACCAAGTTTTCTGGCGATATACATTCGGCTTATCGTCGCAACAACAAGATACGCTTAGCATAACACGTGCAGGTACAATCGTAGCTTACTATAGATAA
- a CDS encoding winged helix-turn-helix domain-containing protein — MKKIVRRDKMKIYGDLLSILNSETRITEKIVLCRIQAKLNVPFDRLKSYLADLEALGLIENQTSYRLTQKGKEYLNQYRTVLDFMERMGIAYK; from the coding sequence ATGAAGAAAATAGTAAGAAGAGACAAAATGAAGATCTACGGCGATCTTTTGTCGATTCTTAACTCCGAAACCCGCATCACCGAAAAAATAGTATTATGCCGCATTCAGGCAAAACTCAACGTTCCCTTTGACCGCCTAAAAAGTTACCTCGCCGACCTCGAAGCCCTTGGACTCATCGAAAACCAGACATCCTACAGACTCACCCAAAAGGGCAAAGAATACTTAAACCAGTATCGAACGGTGCTGGATTTCATGGAGCGCATGGGCATAGCCTACAAATAA
- a CDS encoding zinc ribbon domain-containing protein, translated as MNCQKCGKPVLDETSTFCAYCGQTLTAAPEPTTSNAPSLSNAGMLTLIAATFTLAMAVIGITTYQTYTTYSIYYGVETPEAIGFLIFSGVGFAAAALGFLASLFSFRGNRYKLALIGSGFMCASAFVTIIVVYIFALGFSDGIISTAIPSLVFALAGLFFISNSKAGFTDYIAPSEDEEDTEDTESEETSEDDKKSEFDESVFKE; from the coding sequence TTGAATTGTCAAAAATGCGGCAAACCGGTCCTTGACGAAACCAGCACATTTTGTGCCTACTGCGGCCAAACCTTAACCGCAGCCCCCGAACCCACAACCTCAAATGCCCCCTCATTAAGCAACGCTGGCATGTTAACCCTGATTGCAGCAACTTTTACGCTCGCCATGGCAGTTATCGGCATCACCACCTACCAAACATACACCACTTACAGCATCTACTATGGCGTGGAAACCCCCGAAGCCATCGGCTTCCTTATCTTCTCTGGCGTCGGATTCGCCGCTGCTGCCCTCGGCTTTTTGGCGTCATTGTTCTCATTTAGGGGTAACCGCTACAAACTTGCCCTCATCGGCTCAGGCTTCATGTGCGCCTCAGCATTCGTCACGATCATAGTCGTCTACATATTCGCCCTAGGATTCTCTGACGGAATAATCTCCACTGCAATTCCCAGCTTAGTGTTTGCATTGGCAGGCTTATTCTTCATCTCTAACTCAAAAGCCGGCTTCACCGACTACATTGCACCCTCCGAAGACGAGGAAGACACCGAGGACACAGAATCCGAAGAAACCTCAGAGGACGACAAAAAATCCGAATTCGATGAAAGCGTATTCAAAGAATAA
- a CDS encoding NAD(P)-dependent oxidoreductase has protein sequence MRILITGAFGNIGQAVIEEAYKRHHEITVFEVDNKKTRKAANKYRKKVQVIFGDIRNRENVKAAVQQAEAVIHLAAIIPPASKKHRELTMAVNYDGTVNLIEAIKETQKDIPFVFTSSASVMGPTQLQNRLVNRNDPLVVTGNYEESKIKCETFLKENADNYLIFRLAGVLPPFSVSSFSGSFSLLEELFDMHPDMRLEMVMAEDIATALVTGAEKLKTATTPKNQAYILGGGKENGWQLRGREFLSRLFGALSLPVPDTKYFTPDINTYHLDWYDTKEAQQEFNYQNHTFEDYLTRMKKTFRVYKVPIILLRKYIMKRLVKMSPYQEHS, from the coding sequence ATGAGGATATTGATTACGGGCGCTTTTGGAAACATCGGTCAGGCAGTTATTGAAGAAGCCTACAAGCGGCATCATGAGATTACTGTTTTTGAGGTTGATAACAAAAAAACCCGCAAAGCCGCCAATAAATACCGCAAGAAAGTCCAAGTTATTTTTGGGGACATCCGAAATAGAGAAAACGTCAAAGCCGCCGTTCAACAAGCCGAAGCGGTGATTCATCTTGCCGCGATAATTCCGCCTGCCTCAAAAAAACACCGCGAATTAACAATGGCGGTCAACTATGACGGCACAGTCAACTTGATAGAGGCAATCAAAGAGACCCAAAAAGACATCCCCTTCGTTTTCACGTCTTCAGCAAGCGTAATGGGACCAACACAGCTCCAAAACCGCCTCGTCAACCGCAATGACCCCTTGGTTGTTACGGGGAATTATGAAGAATCAAAAATAAAATGCGAAACCTTCCTAAAAGAAAACGCAGACAACTACCTCATCTTCAGGCTCGCTGGCGTGCTACCGCCTTTTTCCGTCAGTTCATTTTCAGGCTCATTTTCTTTGTTGGAGGAGCTTTTTGATATGCATCCTGACATGCGGCTTGAAATGGTGATGGCTGAAGACATCGCAACCGCTTTAGTTACAGGAGCAGAAAAACTAAAAACCGCAACCACCCCAAAAAATCAAGCCTACATTCTTGGGGGAGGCAAAGAAAACGGGTGGCAGCTAAGAGGACGCGAATTTTTGTCCCGCCTGTTCGGAGCCCTTTCCCTGCCTGTTCCAGACACAAAATATTTCACGCCAGACATAAACACGTACCACCTAGACTGGTACGACACAAAAGAAGCCCAGCAAGAGTTCAATTACCAAAATCACACCTTCGAGGATTACCTGACGCGTATGAAGAAAACATTCAGAGTCTACAAGGTGCCGATTATTCTGCTACGAAAATACATCATGAAGAGGCTTGTGAAGATGTCACCCTATCAGGAGCACTCTTAA
- a CDS encoding 4Fe-4S binding protein, translating into MSVYENDPVIVLSLYALAVAVGVVLILKFSKDKTRKISTLRLFIQIAATIAIFMGLIIGPFNVPLFAPLGPTPRDHLIGANILGNQFPDGISIPVLACYYPNGRTVTCPIWQLQAYIYPFWDYPRGYEVIYSTTGLEKLAVVVGMVAAASIVLGRFFCGWLCPFGLYQDLLTRIRKATKRKHLSFSDSTSAKLGQSRYIIIAVFLILSVIFASYAIFGTELIPDTRPGGPEGTEAGITSWINEPFCLVCPMRPLCILFESGIGAMNWNYVSQIAYGPFWIGGMYVTSINLAILIAVTILALAYRRLWCRICPLGALTALFSSFTPFKQIALTKLEKNESKCTKCGVCKRVCPTQATAMFEQKGGDVTESRCMLCARCVEVCPYPDALKMSFAGKTLAKSRNWLEEGYSKQPDT; encoded by the coding sequence ATGTCTGTGTATGAAAACGACCCAGTCATAGTGTTGTCACTGTACGCTTTGGCGGTTGCAGTCGGCGTCGTTTTAATCCTCAAATTCTCAAAGGACAAAACCCGCAAAATCAGCACCCTACGCCTATTCATCCAAATCGCCGCAACCATAGCCATCTTCATGGGGCTAATAATTGGCCCCTTCAACGTGCCCCTATTTGCCCCTCTGGGTCCCACTCCACGTGACCACTTAATCGGCGCCAACATCTTGGGTAACCAATTCCCCGACGGTATATCTATCCCCGTCTTGGCATGCTACTACCCTAACGGACGCACCGTCACATGCCCTATATGGCAACTCCAAGCCTACATCTACCCATTCTGGGATTACCCCCGCGGCTACGAAGTCATCTACTCCACCACGGGTCTTGAGAAACTCGCAGTTGTTGTGGGTATGGTTGCTGCCGCGTCGATTGTGCTGGGGCGCTTCTTCTGTGGCTGGCTCTGTCCGTTTGGCTTGTATCAAGACCTTCTCACGCGCATCCGTAAAGCCACAAAACGCAAACATCTAAGTTTCTCCGATTCAACCAGCGCTAAACTCGGACAATCCCGCTACATCATCATAGCCGTCTTTCTCATCCTTAGCGTCATATTTGCGTCCTACGCCATTTTTGGAACCGAACTTATCCCTGACACGCGCCCCGGCGGACCCGAAGGTACCGAAGCAGGAATCACCAGTTGGATAAACGAACCTTTCTGCTTGGTCTGCCCCATGCGACCGCTGTGCATTCTCTTTGAATCTGGCATCGGCGCCATGAACTGGAACTATGTTAGCCAAATCGCCTATGGACCCTTCTGGATAGGCGGCATGTATGTGACCTCCATAAACCTCGCCATACTCATAGCCGTCACCATCCTCGCGTTAGCGTACCGGCGTTTATGGTGTCGCATCTGCCCACTGGGAGCCTTAACCGCCCTTTTCAGCAGCTTTACCCCCTTCAAACAAATCGCACTAACCAAACTTGAGAAAAACGAAAGCAAATGCACTAAATGCGGCGTCTGCAAACGAGTTTGCCCAACGCAGGCTACGGCGATGTTTGAGCAGAAGGGCGGTGACGTTACTGAATCTCGCTGTATGCTCTGTGCCCGATGCGTTGAAGTTTGCCCCTATCCTGACGCGTTGAAAATGTCGTTTGCAGGCAAAACGCTGGCGAAGTCACGGAACTGGCTAGAAGAGGGGTACTCAAAGCAGCCTGACACTTAA
- a CDS encoding PAS domain S-box protein — MKSINSTRVARKQVSSSKAPNEKKGNTHFSEEFGFSSRQFHLLAKGSPVGIALYKIVFDEKGEPIDFVTLEVNSQFEQTLHVKRESILFKKVSEVNPKITECPINWTKFFGKVASSGASATKEAYLPLNSRHYQVYAYSPKPGYCIAVYLDITDQKEAQIQQLKLQKETQSALEANAKRYRNIIKHVPAGICEIEPGPKFRNVNDAICKMFGYSEQELLAINPLDLLSAESKKNYQEKIYENLKERGFADSLELRLKVKGGREIWCIVNAKVTHFEGKINGAFVVVYDVTARKKAEAELLFAEKRYRQLYDTTRDGIMARNLDGKMIHCNQAYANMLGYTKKELKKLPVTQLITPKWYKPRQRVINKVLQTGRSIISEREYRRKDGSIFYASVRTWPITDSRGSVVGVWSIVRDISEQKQLQKNLQQHAEILEKLVEERTKQLKDSERLVAIGQTAGMVGHDLRNPLQTITCELYLAQNDLDALPDGETKKNLQETMRVIEEQTVYMDKIISDLQAFVQPVRIEKKPVNLQELICAVLSTVTIPANIQIQTQISRQFSHVNADLELLKRVLINLITNAVQAMPKGGIVTVAAEVNAKNQISVAVKDTGVGISDDIKKQIFTPLFTTKPRGQGFGLAVCKRVMEAHGGTITFKSKLGEGAEFILTFPND, encoded by the coding sequence GTGAAATCTATCAATTCAACCCGCGTAGCAAGGAAGCAGGTATCGTCATCAAAAGCTCCAAATGAAAAAAAAGGCAACACACACTTTTCCGAAGAATTCGGTTTTAGCAGCCGACAATTCCACCTCTTAGCGAAAGGTTCACCTGTTGGAATAGCCTTGTACAAAATAGTTTTTGACGAAAAAGGGGAGCCAATAGATTTTGTGACGCTTGAAGTTAATTCACAGTTTGAACAAACCCTGCATGTAAAACGGGAAAGCATCCTTTTCAAAAAAGTATCCGAGGTTAATCCAAAAATAACTGAGTGCCCCATCAATTGGACAAAGTTTTTCGGCAAAGTCGCCTCCAGCGGCGCATCAGCTACAAAAGAGGCCTACTTGCCCCTCAACAGCAGGCACTATCAAGTTTACGCTTATTCCCCCAAACCGGGCTATTGCATAGCTGTTTATCTAGATATAACCGACCAGAAAGAGGCACAGATTCAGCAGCTTAAACTTCAAAAAGAAACTCAATCAGCTCTCGAAGCTAACGCTAAAAGATATAGGAACATCATCAAGCACGTCCCTGCGGGTATCTGTGAAATTGAGCCAGGTCCAAAATTCAGAAACGTAAACGATGCCATCTGTAAAATGTTCGGCTACTCCGAACAGGAACTCTTAGCCATAAACCCTCTTGATTTGCTGTCTGCCGAGAGCAAAAAAAATTATCAAGAAAAAATCTACGAGAACCTAAAGGAGCGCGGCTTTGCGGATTCCCTAGAGTTACGGTTGAAAGTCAAAGGGGGACGTGAAATCTGGTGTATCGTCAATGCAAAAGTAACTCATTTTGAGGGTAAAATTAACGGTGCATTTGTCGTTGTTTATGATGTTACAGCGCGAAAGAAGGCTGAGGCGGAGTTGCTTTTTGCTGAAAAGCGATATCGTCAACTCTATGATACAACCCGCGACGGCATCATGGCACGGAATCTCGACGGCAAAATGATACACTGCAACCAAGCCTACGCAAACATGTTAGGCTACACAAAAAAAGAACTAAAAAAGCTCCCTGTTACGCAATTGATAACCCCAAAATGGTACAAGCCCCGCCAGAGAGTAATCAATAAGGTCTTACAAACGGGTCGCTCAATCATTTCGGAACGTGAATATCGACGTAAAGACGGTTCCATTTTTTATGCGTCGGTAAGAACATGGCCGATAACGGATAGTAGAGGTAGCGTAGTCGGGGTCTGGTCTATTGTCCGAGACATATCCGAGCAGAAGCAGTTGCAGAAAAACCTCCAACAACACGCAGAAATCCTAGAAAAACTTGTCGAAGAACGAACCAAGCAGTTGAAGGATTCTGAGCGGTTAGTCGCCATTGGACAAACCGCAGGTATGGTTGGGCATGACCTTCGTAATCCTCTGCAGACCATTACTTGCGAGTTGTATCTGGCGCAAAACGACTTAGATGCCCTGCCTGACGGGGAGACAAAGAAGAACCTTCAGGAGACTATGCGCGTCATAGAAGAGCAAACGGTCTATATGGATAAAATCATCTCAGATTTACAAGCCTTTGTGCAGCCTGTTCGAATAGAGAAGAAACCCGTTAACCTCCAAGAACTTATCTGCGCCGTTTTATCTACCGTAACAATACCCGCCAACATTCAGATCCAGACGCAAATAAGCCGTCAGTTCTCGCATGTAAACGCTGATTTGGAACTTTTGAAGCGTGTTTTGATTAACTTGATTACAAACGCGGTGCAAGCCATGCCGAAGGGAGGAATAGTAACCGTCGCCGCAGAGGTTAACGCTAAGAACCAGATTTCGGTAGCCGTTAAAGATACGGGCGTTGGCATTTCTGATGATATTAAAAAGCAGATTTTTACGCCGCTGTTCACAACAAAGCCGCGAGGGCAGGGTTTTGGTTTGGCGGTTTGTAAAAGGGTTATGGAAGCCCATGGCGGAACCATAACTTTCAAGAGCAAACTTGGAGAGGGCGCAGAGTTTATCTTAACTTTTCCTAACGATTAA
- a CDS encoding DUF2807 domain-containing protein yields the protein MVYCRKCGTKLEDNMAYCPKCGTAVAAPYTYENQRDYHRDGHRREGYGAPFGIALAVVASLVIVGVILIALAVVGLLPGSWAPFGTVGSGNMTTQEFAVTDFTGVAAGNGFQVIITQGTTYSVKVTTDDNLQQYVDVQKSGDTLRVRMNAIGWSSNGLKVEIVMPDLSSIDLSGGSTGSASGFNVAHNVNILMSGGSSFTVTGSADSLSTDCSGGSNLHFGDFQVHDAQINFSGGSQGTINLDGTLDANLSGGSHLYYKGNPTLGNINTSSGAGISQAP from the coding sequence ATGGTTTATTGTAGAAAATGTGGAACCAAACTAGAAGACAATATGGCTTATTGTCCTAAGTGCGGTACAGCAGTAGCTGCACCCTATACTTACGAAAATCAAAGAGATTATCATCGTGATGGGCACCGGCGTGAAGGCTATGGCGCGCCCTTCGGGATAGCACTGGCTGTAGTTGCATCTTTAGTGATTGTCGGAGTCATCTTAATCGCGTTGGCCGTTGTTGGGTTGCTGCCGGGCAGTTGGGCGCCCTTCGGAACTGTCGGCTCTGGAAACATGACAACTCAGGAGTTTGCAGTAACCGACTTCACAGGCGTAGCCGCGGGAAATGGGTTCCAGGTAATTATTACTCAAGGCACCACTTACAGTGTAAAAGTCACAACCGACGATAATTTGCAGCAGTACGTTGATGTGCAAAAGTCGGGCGATACGTTAAGGGTTCGAATGAATGCTATTGGTTGGTCCAGTAATGGACTAAAAGTTGAAATCGTGATGCCAGACTTATCCAGCATTGATTTGTCTGGTGGAAGCACAGGTTCCGCATCTGGATTTAATGTGGCTCACAACGTCAACATCCTTATGTCAGGGGGCAGCAGCTTCACCGTGACAGGCTCCGCGGATAGTCTTAGCACAGATTGCTCGGGTGGTTCGAACCTGCATTTTGGGGATTTCCAAGTTCACGACGCCCAAATCAACTTTAGCGGCGGAAGCCAAGGCACAATCAACCTTGACGGCACCTTAGATGCAAACCTGAGCGGCGGATCCCATCTCTATTACAAGGGCAACCCAACCTTAGGCAACATTAACACGTCGAGCGGCGCAGGCATCTCCCAAGCCCCTTAA
- a CDS encoding DUF4407 domain-containing protein, with product MPFKITQTAVILVVLFVAAFGVYWVTGEGHTWYDYYVRLADAFLHGRLYLLDNPSWLNELIPNPNGPGWYVVYPPLPAFLMTPFVAIWGLNLNQTLFGLFFAAATVSIAYMLSKSVLKKAQEAPPKNNYQSYVWFAVLFGFSTIFWYLSSIGSVWLIAQVIATFFMFLALYEAFNKNRPLLIGLLVGASFWCRLPTVLGIFFFVAMAISQQPIKGIAGKFTSALPYLLKLAIGTGIFVVFEFLYNYARFGTIFPVGYWMIPGVLDEPWFSHGHFSLLYIADNLTPFLTGLPILTSVAPYVQFPMSGIAIWITTPAFIFALKSKLKDPVTWSSWLAIFCIAAVIFTNAATGWGFGYRYAMDFYPFLFILTVRGMGSNLKWYHKLLIIIGIIVNCWGVIAINKFPDVSVLV from the coding sequence TTGCCCTTTAAAATAACCCAAACAGCAGTAATCCTCGTGGTGCTATTCGTAGCGGCGTTTGGGGTTTACTGGGTCACCGGAGAAGGGCACACCTGGTACGATTATTATGTCCGGCTCGCGGATGCATTCTTGCATGGGCGACTCTACCTGTTGGATAATCCTAGTTGGCTAAACGAGTTAATCCCTAACCCTAATGGACCCGGATGGTACGTTGTATATCCTCCTCTGCCCGCGTTTCTGATGACGCCTTTCGTGGCGATTTGGGGATTAAATCTCAACCAGACACTGTTTGGCCTATTCTTCGCCGCAGCCACCGTTTCCATAGCCTATATGCTGTCAAAAAGCGTCTTAAAAAAAGCCCAAGAAGCCCCGCCGAAAAACAACTACCAAAGCTACGTATGGTTTGCGGTGCTGTTTGGGTTTAGCACAATATTTTGGTATCTCTCAAGCATAGGGTCTGTTTGGTTAATCGCACAAGTCATCGCTACATTTTTCATGTTTTTAGCCCTCTATGAGGCTTTTAACAAAAACAGACCGCTATTAATCGGGCTCTTGGTGGGCGCATCCTTTTGGTGTAGATTACCAACCGTATTGGGTATATTCTTTTTTGTCGCGATGGCAATCTCCCAGCAGCCCATAAAAGGCATAGCTGGCAAGTTCACGTCCGCCTTACCCTATCTGCTTAAATTAGCAATTGGCACAGGCATCTTTGTAGTTTTTGAATTCCTCTACAACTATGCACGCTTCGGAACAATTTTCCCTGTTGGGTACTGGATGATACCTGGAGTGCTCGACGAACCGTGGTTTAGCCATGGACATTTCAGTCTCCTCTACATCGCAGACAACCTGACGCCCTTCCTCACTGGATTACCCATTTTGACTTCAGTTGCGCCCTACGTTCAATTTCCCATGAGCGGAATCGCAATATGGATAACCACTCCCGCGTTTATTTTCGCCTTAAAATCCAAGCTAAAAGACCCAGTAACATGGTCGAGTTGGCTTGCAATCTTTTGCATAGCCGCAGTCATCTTTACGAATGCAGCAACAGGCTGGGGTTTTGGTTATCGCTACGCAATGGACTTCTACCCGTTCCTATTCATCCTAACCGTGCGAGGTATGGGTAGCAACCTCAAATGGTACCACAAACTCCTCATAATAATCGGCATAATCGTGAACTGCTGGGGCGTAATTGCAATAAACAAGTTCCCTGACGTGTCCGTATTAGTATAG
- a CDS encoding pyridoxamine 5'-phosphate oxidase family protein encodes MSFHVKRKEREITDSSEMRQILKKTNYVTIALCKDNDPYLVALNHGYDEEKNCLYFHCAAEGKKLVYAQANPKVWGQAVLDFGVTDECDYNYTCVHFQGTLSLLSDPEEKRHGLEVLVRQVAVNPESKLSKIKPEKIAKTTMGKITLNYMSGKKHQQPPKETA; translated from the coding sequence ATGTCTTTTCATGTTAAACGCAAAGAACGCGAAATCACTGACTCCTCCGAGATGCGCCAAATCCTAAAGAAAACAAACTATGTCACCATTGCGCTTTGCAAAGACAACGACCCTTACTTAGTCGCCTTAAACCATGGGTATGATGAAGAAAAAAACTGTCTCTACTTCCACTGCGCCGCAGAGGGCAAAAAACTTGTTTATGCTCAAGCTAACCCAAAAGTGTGGGGTCAGGCCGTACTGGATTTTGGAGTCACAGACGAATGCGACTACAACTACACCTGTGTGCATTTCCAAGGCACCTTGAGTCTGCTCAGTGACCCTGAAGAGAAACGTCATGGTCTAGAAGTGCTGGTCCGGCAAGTTGCGGTTAATCCTGAATCTAAACTTTCTAAGATAAAGCCTGAAAAAATCGCCAAAACCACAATGGGCAAAATCACCCTCAACTATATGAGTGGCAAGAAACATCAACAGCCGCCTAAAGAAACTGCGTAA